One genomic segment of Xyrauchen texanus isolate HMW12.3.18 chromosome 5, RBS_HiC_50CHRs, whole genome shotgun sequence includes these proteins:
- the ugdh gene encoding UDP-glucose 6-dehydrogenase, with amino-acid sequence MFQIKKICCIGAGYVGGPTCSVIASMCPEITVTVVDVNESRIKAWNSDTLPIYEPGLNEVVLSCRGKNLFFSTDIDSAIKEADLVFISVNTPTKTYGMGKGRAADLKFIEACARRIVEMSDGYKIVTEKSTVPVRAAESIRRIFDANTKPSLNLQVLSNPEFLAEGTAVKDLKEPDRVLIGGDETPEGQRAIRALCAVYEHWVPKSRIITTNTWSSELSKLAANAFLAQRISSINSISALCESTGADVEEVARAIGMDQRIGSKFLKASIGFGGSCFQKDVLNLVYLCEALNLPEVASYWQQVIDMNEYQRKRFACRIIDSLFNTVTGKKIALLGFSFKKDTGDTRESSSIYISKYLMDEGAKLHIYDPKVLKEQIILDLSQHSISGDNPERVSELVTVSLDPYEACERAHALVICTEWDMFKDLDYEKIYHKMLKPAFIFDGRRVLDHLHPQLQNFGFQIETIGKKVTTRIPFTPSGGVPRLNEPPSKKAKA; translated from the exons ATGTTTCAGATTAAAAAGATTTGCTGTATTGGCGCAGGGTATGTTGGTGGACCAACATGTAGTGTTATTGCCAGCATGTGTCCTGAGATTACAGTAACTGTAGTGGACGTTAATGAATCCCGGATCAAAGCCTGGAACTCTGATACTCTGCCCATCTATGAG CCGGGTCTGAATGAGGTGGTGCTTTCATGTCGTGGGAAGAACCTTTTCTTCTCTACAGACATTGACTCTGCTATTAAAGAAGCAGATCTGGTCTTCATTTCT gtaAACACCCCCACTAAGACATACGGTATGGGGAAGGGTCGTGCTGCTGACCTTAAATTTATTGAGGCATGTGCACGGCGGATTGTGGAGATGTCGGACGGGTATAAAATTGTTACGGAGAAGAGCACAGTTCCGGTCCGTGCAGCTGAGAGCATCCGTAGGATATTCGATGCAAACACCAAACCTAGTCTCAATTTACAG GTTCTCTCTAACCCAGAGTTCCTTGCTGAAGGTACGGCAGTGAAGGACCTGAAGGAACCAGATCGCGTCCTGATTGGTGGGGATGAGACTCCGGAGGGTCAAAGAGCCATCAGAGCTCTGTGTGCAGTTTATGAGCACTGGGTCCCCAAATCACGCATCATCAccacaaacacctggtcatctGAGCTTTCAAAgctg gcAGCGAATGCGTTTCTAGCCCAGCGTATCAGCAGTATAAACTCCATCTCTGCCCTGTGTGAATCCACTGGTGCTGATGTTGAGGAGGTGGCTAGAGCCATCGGCATGGATCAGCGCATCGGGAGCAAGTTTCTCAAAGCCAGCATTG GTTTTGGAGGAAGTTGTTTTCAGAAGGATGTGCTGAATTTGGTGTATCTGTGCGAGGCGCTGAATCTCCCAGAGGTTGCTTCATACTGGCAGCAG GTGATTGACATGAACGAATATCAGAGAAAGAGATTTGCTTGTCGGATCATTGACAGCCTGTTTAACACTGTTACGGGGAAGAAAATAGCCTTGTTAGGTTTCTCCTTCAAAAAGGACACAGGAGACACCAG AGAGTCATCCAGTATCTACATCTCTAAGTATCTGATGGACGAGGGAGCTAAGCTTCATATTTATGACCCTAAAGTGCTGAAGGAGCAGATTATCCTGGACCTGTCTCAACATAGCATCTCCGGCGATAACCCAGAGAGAG TGTCTGAACTTGTCACTGTGTCGTTAGACCCCTATGAGGCGTGTGAACGTGCACATGCCCTGGTCATCTGCACGGAGTGGGACATGTTTAAG GATCTGGACTATGAGAAAATATATCACAAGATGCTGAAACCAGCATTCATCTTTGATGGACGACGTGTCCTGGACCACCTGCATCCCCAACTGCAGAACTTTGGCTTTCAG attgAGACTATTGGAAAGAAGGTGACAACACGAATCCCTTTCACGCCCTCTGGAGGGGTGCCTCGACTCAATGAACCGCCCAGCAAGAAAGCTAAAGCCTGA
- the smim14 gene encoding small integral membrane protein 14: MAEGGFDPCECICSHEHAMRRLINLLRQAQSYCTDTECLQEMPGPSSSVEGDITLPMIIMGWLVLALVLFLFRPASLRGPTVSSKPTSPHGNHGRDPPAPPVD; the protein is encoded by the exons ATGGCAGAGGGAGGTTTCGACCCATGCGAGTGTATTTGCTCTCACGAACATGCCATGAGGAGACTCATCAACCTA CTGAGGCAGGCCCAGTCCTACTGTACAGACACAGAGTGCCTTCAGGAGA tGCCAGGACCAAGCTCCTCAGTAGAAGGGGACATCACTCTGCCCATGATTATTATGGGATGGCTAGTTCTGGCCCTTGTGCTCTTTCTGTTCCGCCCAGCCAGCTTGAGGGGTCCTACAGTCAGCAGCAAGCCCACCAGTCCCCATGGT AATCATGGCAGAGATCCACCAGCACCTCCAGTGGACTAG